In a genomic window of Paracoccaceae bacterium:
- a CDS encoding sarcosine oxidase subunit alpha family protein: MSTRLSTGGRLLNKQNAVNFSFNGKRLRGFEGDTLASALLANDQMLIGRSFKYHRPRGVVASGAEEPNGLVNLGAEGTFEPNQRVTTTELFDGLSATSQNHWPSLEFDVGAINTHLSRFLPAGFYYKMFIHPRPFWKYVYEPIIRQSAGLGRAPKARDVDTYEHFYFFCDVMIIGGGVAGLQAAKTAAQSGAKVLLVEQTAHWGGRAPVDGGTIDGAPVEGFVEQIVSELEAMPNVTLRKRMMGAGIYDHGYVLGYEQLRDHAPEKSGPRHRLWRIRAKHIVTATGAIERPLSFAGNDIPGVMLASAMRDYLVNYGVSTGDRTVVVTNNDDAYLTAFALKDAGLDVPVILDARPASEDSPAMEQAKALGIRVMMGHGIAKIKGGKRVIGIAVCSQAGQGAVLEEIACDAVAMSGGWSPVVHLWSHCGGKLVWDAQQAHFRPDVDKAPTGADGQPFVTAAGAANGGLRLGDILGDGDQAGRLAASAAGFKVKQAQCPVADSPAEAAMAPVWLMPQGASIELRSKAWLDYQNDVKVSDVQLAAQEGFESVEHAKRYTTLGMATDQGKLSNINGLATLAGSLNTTIPQVGTTTFRPPYTPISMGSIGGEARGDIFQPLRRTPMHDWHETHGAHWEPVGHWRRPYAYQRNGESVNDAVMRETKNARENLGLLDASTLGKLVVKGPDVGKFLDMLYTNMMSTLKPGKCRYGLMCSENGFLMDDGVVARIDDDTFLCHTTTGGAERIHAHMEEWLQTEWWDWQVYVANVTEQYAQIAVVGPNARKALEKLGGMDVSKDALGFMEWTDGVLGGFKCRVYRISFSGELSYEIAVDAGQGQAFWDALMEVGADLGVMPYGTEALHILRAEKGFIMIGDETDGTVIPQDLGLHWALSKKKEDFLGKRAHERSHMTDSARWKLVGLETLSGAVLPDGAYAIGTGENANGQKNTIGRVTSSYYSPNLGKGIAMGLVLNGPDRMGEVIEFPGTEGATFKARIVDPVFYDKEGEKGNV, translated from the coding sequence ATGAGTACCCGTTTGTCCACAGGGGGCCGCCTGCTCAACAAGCAAAATGCGGTGAATTTCAGCTTCAACGGTAAGCGTTTGCGCGGCTTTGAGGGCGACACGCTGGCGTCGGCACTTCTGGCCAATGACCAGATGCTGATCGGGCGTTCGTTCAAATATCATCGTCCGCGCGGTGTGGTTGCATCCGGCGCGGAAGAGCCCAACGGGCTGGTCAACCTCGGGGCTGAGGGCACATTCGAGCCAAACCAGCGTGTCACGACCACCGAACTCTTTGATGGGTTGTCGGCAACCAGCCAAAATCACTGGCCCAGCCTTGAATTTGACGTGGGCGCGATCAACACGCATCTCAGTCGCTTTTTGCCCGCCGGCTTTTATTACAAAATGTTCATCCATCCGCGTCCGTTCTGGAAGTACGTCTACGAGCCGATCATCCGGCAATCCGCTGGTCTGGGTCGCGCACCTAAGGCGCGTGATGTGGATACTTATGAGCACTTCTATTTCTTCTGCGACGTGATGATCATCGGTGGTGGAGTAGCGGGTTTGCAAGCGGCCAAAACCGCGGCGCAATCCGGCGCGAAAGTTCTGCTGGTCGAGCAAACCGCGCATTGGGGCGGGCGGGCCCCTGTTGATGGCGGCACCATCGACGGCGCGCCTGTGGAAGGCTTTGTGGAGCAAATCGTTTCTGAACTTGAGGCGATGCCCAATGTAACACTGCGCAAGCGTATGATGGGCGCGGGGATTTATGATCATGGATACGTTCTGGGTTATGAACAACTGCGCGATCACGCGCCGGAAAAATCCGGTCCTCGCCACCGGTTATGGCGCATCCGTGCAAAACACATTGTGACTGCAACCGGTGCGATTGAACGGCCTTTGTCCTTTGCTGGAAACGATATTCCTGGAGTGATGCTGGCCTCCGCAATGCGCGACTATCTGGTGAACTATGGCGTCTCTACCGGGGACCGGACCGTGGTTGTAACCAACAATGATGATGCGTATTTGACGGCTTTCGCCCTGAAAGACGCGGGTCTCGATGTACCGGTAATCCTTGATGCGCGCCCTGCAAGCGAGGACAGCCCGGCGATGGAGCAGGCCAAGGCACTCGGTATTCGGGTCATGATGGGCCATGGCATCGCCAAGATCAAAGGCGGCAAACGCGTCATTGGCATTGCGGTATGCAGTCAAGCCGGGCAGGGCGCGGTTCTCGAAGAGATCGCATGTGATGCTGTCGCGATGTCCGGTGGGTGGTCACCTGTCGTACATCTATGGTCTCATTGCGGTGGCAAGCTGGTGTGGGACGCGCAACAGGCCCATTTCCGTCCGGATGTGGACAAAGCGCCGACCGGTGCGGATGGGCAACCCTTCGTGACGGCGGCAGGGGCAGCAAATGGCGGTTTGCGCTTAGGCGATATTCTCGGTGATGGCGATCAGGCAGGCAGGCTCGCGGCCTCAGCCGCGGGGTTCAAAGTAAAGCAAGCTCAATGCCCTGTCGCAGACAGTCCCGCAGAGGCCGCGATGGCCCCCGTTTGGTTGATGCCACAAGGTGCCAGCATCGAATTACGCAGCAAAGCCTGGCTTGATTATCAAAACGACGTCAAGGTGTCCGATGTGCAACTTGCCGCTCAGGAAGGTTTTGAAAGCGTCGAGCATGCCAAGCGGTATACGACGCTGGGTATGGCGACGGATCAGGGTAAACTGAGCAACATCAATGGTCTCGCGACGTTGGCCGGGTCGCTCAACACCACCATTCCGCAGGTGGGTACGACAACGTTCCGCCCGCCATACACACCGATTTCCATGGGGTCGATTGGGGGCGAAGCACGGGGCGATATATTCCAACCATTGCGCCGTACGCCGATGCATGATTGGCATGAAACGCATGGTGCTCATTGGGAACCGGTCGGGCACTGGCGTCGTCCCTACGCGTATCAGCGCAACGGCGAGAGCGTGAATGATGCGGTCATGCGCGAAACCAAAAACGCGCGCGAAAACCTTGGGCTGCTGGACGCCTCGACGCTGGGCAAGCTGGTGGTGAAGGGTCCGGATGTGGGCAAATTCCTCGACATGCTCTACACGAACATGATGTCTACGCTCAAACCGGGCAAATGCCGTTATGGTTTGATGTGTTCGGAAAACGGGTTCCTGATGGACGATGGTGTTGTAGCGCGGATCGATGACGATACGTTCCTGTGCCATACGACTACAGGGGGTGCTGAACGGATCCATGCGCACATGGAGGAATGGCTGCAAACCGAATGGTGGGACTGGCAGGTCTATGTAGCCAATGTCACCGAACAATATGCTCAGATCGCCGTTGTCGGACCTAATGCGCGCAAAGCGCTGGAAAAACTCGGTGGTATGGATGTGTCCAAAGACGCGCTGGGGTTCATGGAATGGACGGATGGCGTTCTGGGTGGGTTCAAATGCCGGGTCTACCGCATCTCATTTTCTGGCGAGTTGAGCTATGAAATCGCGGTGGACGCGGGGCAGGGTCAGGCGTTTTGGGATGCGTTGATGGAGGTCGGCGCGGATTTAGGTGTGATGCCCTATGGCACCGAAGCCTTGCACATTCTGCGCGCAGAAAAAGGCTTTATCATGATCGGGGATGAAACCGATGGCACCGTGATCCCGCAGGACCTTGGCCTGCACTGGGCGCTGTCGAAAAAGAAAGAGGATTTTCTGGGCAAGCGTGCCCATGAACGTTCGCATATGACCGATTCAGCACGCTGGAAACTGGTGGGGTTAGAAACCCTTTCCGGCGCAGTTTTGCCGGATGGGGCCTATGCCATAGGAACCGGCGAAAACGCTAACGGTCAGAAAAATACTATCGGGCGGGTGACCTCGAGCTACTATTCGCCCAACTTGGGCAAGGGTATCGCCATGGGGCTTGTTCTGAACGGGCCGGATCGTATGGGCGAGGTGATCGAATTCCCGGGCACTGAAGGAGCAACCTTCAAGGCGCGCATTGTCGATCCGGTTTTTTATGACAAAGAAGGGGAGAAGGGGAATGTCTGA
- the metF gene encoding methylenetetrahydrofolate reductase [NAD(P)H]: MPTPAVSFEVFPPRSIDASFKLWETAQALAPLEPRFFSVTYGAGGSTRDLTHDAAYTLHKSSGLPVAAHLTCVGTSKAETLAMAQRFAKAGVTDIVALRGDAPEGQDRFSPHADGFANSCELIEALAQSGQFTLRVGAYPEKHPDATSQQANIDWLKAKIDAGADEAITQFFFEADTFLRFRDDCAKAGINAPITPGILPIINWSSARKFALRCGATVPAWLDQAFDAAVRDDRHDLLATALCTELCSELVDEGVENLHFYTLNRPEMTRQICHALGVTQAATGIRDVA; this comes from the coding sequence ATGCCAACGCCTGCTGTTTCATTCGAAGTCTTCCCGCCCCGCTCGATCGATGCATCTTTCAAGCTCTGGGAGACGGCACAGGCGCTGGCCCCCTTGGAGCCACGGTTTTTCTCGGTGACTTACGGCGCCGGTGGCAGCACGCGTGACCTTACACATGACGCCGCCTACACTTTGCACAAATCCTCTGGCCTGCCGGTTGCGGCGCATTTAACATGCGTCGGGACCTCCAAGGCCGAAACGCTGGCCATGGCACAACGGTTTGCCAAAGCAGGCGTGACCGACATTGTCGCGTTGCGCGGCGATGCGCCCGAAGGGCAAGATCGCTTTTCCCCGCATGCCGATGGTTTTGCCAATTCCTGCGAATTGATCGAGGCCTTGGCACAATCCGGTCAGTTCACTTTACGTGTGGGTGCCTATCCCGAAAAACACCCCGATGCCACCAGCCAACAGGCCAATATTGATTGGTTGAAAGCGAAAATAGATGCCGGTGCGGATGAGGCAATAACCCAGTTCTTTTTTGAGGCGGACACCTTCCTGCGCTTTCGCGATGACTGCGCCAAAGCTGGTATCAACGCGCCGATCACGCCCGGTATCCTGCCAATCATCAATTGGAGCAGTGCACGCAAATTTGCTCTGCGGTGCGGCGCGACGGTACCCGCCTGGCTGGATCAGGCCTTTGACGCAGCCGTCCGGGACGACCGCCATGATCTGCTGGCCACGGCACTATGCACGGAACTCTGCTCGGAACTGGTTGATGAAGGCGTGGAGAACTTGCATTTCTACACGTTGAACCGACCAGAAATGACGCGTCAAATTTGCCATGCACTGGGTGTCACGCAAGCGGCGACGGGTATCAGAGACGTCGCGTAG
- a CDS encoding sarcosine oxidase subunit delta, protein MLTLTCPVCGVTAEETEFHGGGEAHLKRFGPGASEDDFEAYLFMRENPRGVHFERWRHVYGCGKWFHAARCTTTLQVFGTYSAQTLEPPKELCDLISEARPGWTWRGFS, encoded by the coding sequence ATGCTGACCCTGACCTGTCCTGTTTGCGGCGTGACCGCAGAAGAAACCGAATTTCATGGCGGCGGCGAAGCGCACCTGAAACGGTTTGGCCCGGGCGCATCCGAGGATGATTTTGAGGCTTATCTGTTCATGCGTGAAAACCCGCGAGGGGTGCATTTTGAACGCTGGCGCCACGTTTATGGGTGCGGCAAGTGGTTTCATGCGGCGCGCTGCACAACCACATTGCAGGTATTCGGCACCTATTCGGCGCAGACTCTGGAGCCGCCCAAAGAGCTATGTGACCTGATCAGCGAAGCGCGCCCGGGTTGGACCTGGAGGGGCTTTTCATGA
- a CDS encoding PaaI family thioesterase encodes MPIAKSPADLMSPSDILSMSGLEFMQGIIGGKLPGPPIGATMGYTLWDVREGQVIFRGTPELNVTNPMGSVHGGWYGTLLDSAMGCAVMTRVPRGSVYTTLEFKTNITRNIPLGMTVECIGSVDHAGRSTGVAHGEIRGVEDGKLYATGSTTCIIMKMA; translated from the coding sequence ATGCCAATTGCAAAATCCCCCGCCGATTTGATGTCCCCATCCGATATCCTGTCCATGTCTGGTTTGGAATTCATGCAAGGGATTATTGGCGGAAAACTCCCCGGCCCCCCGATCGGTGCAACCATGGGCTACACCCTGTGGGACGTCCGCGAGGGGCAAGTGATTTTTCGCGGCACACCAGAGTTGAACGTTACTAACCCCATGGGGTCCGTTCATGGTGGTTGGTATGGCACGCTGTTGGATTCAGCCATGGGCTGTGCGGTGATGACACGGGTGCCGCGCGGTTCGGTCTACACAACGCTCGAATTCAAAACCAATATCACGCGCAACATTCCACTGGGCATGACTGTTGAATGTATCGGTTCAGTGGATCATGCGGGGCGGTCCACCGGTGTCGCGCATGGCGAAATCCGCGGCGTGGAGGATGGCAAGCTCTATGCAACAGGTTCGACGACCTGCATCATCATGAAGATGGCCTGA
- a CDS encoding LysR family transcriptional regulator — MHIEFRHLRTIQAIHDAGGLARAADQLHITQSALSHQIKGLEDQAGVELFVRRSKPLKLSPAGMRLLKLAHQVLPQVQALQDEFTGLRAGSTGRMHIAIECHACFEWLFPVLEQFRKSWGEVDVDIRPGLAFDALPALLKEEVDLVVSSDPESLPGIEFVELFDYAPVFVAASTHPLAQKTYVDATDFRGETLITYPVERSRLDIFSQLLIPAKVEPAAIRQVELTAVILLLVASNRGVSVLPDWVVREVKYSSDYVTRPLTKQGITRRLYAAVRKDDLDKPFMQQLLKLAGEEARKLQAQ, encoded by the coding sequence ATGCATATCGAGTTCCGGCACCTGCGCACCATTCAGGCCATTCATGATGCAGGCGGATTGGCGCGCGCCGCGGACCAGTTGCACATCACGCAGTCGGCTTTGAGTCATCAGATCAAAGGGTTAGAGGATCAGGCGGGGGTTGAGTTGTTTGTGCGTCGCTCAAAGCCTCTGAAACTGTCACCTGCTGGCATGCGTTTGCTGAAGCTTGCACATCAGGTTCTTCCGCAGGTGCAAGCGTTGCAGGACGAGTTCACCGGGTTGCGCGCGGGCAGTACAGGCCGCATGCACATCGCCATCGAGTGTCATGCGTGTTTTGAATGGCTGTTCCCTGTGCTGGAGCAATTTCGCAAAAGCTGGGGCGAAGTAGATGTCGATATTCGTCCTGGATTGGCATTCGATGCCTTGCCTGCTTTGCTCAAGGAAGAAGTGGATTTGGTTGTGTCTTCGGATCCAGAGTCTCTTCCCGGTATTGAGTTTGTGGAACTCTTTGATTACGCACCGGTTTTTGTCGCGGCAAGTACGCACCCTTTGGCGCAAAAAACATATGTAGATGCCACTGACTTTCGGGGCGAAACGCTGATCACCTATCCCGTAGAGCGCTCCCGTTTGGATATATTCAGCCAATTGTTGATCCCTGCAAAGGTTGAACCTGCCGCGATCCGGCAGGTTGAACTGACCGCAGTTATCTTGCTTTTGGTGGCGTCTAATCGGGGCGTTTCGGTTTTACCCGATTGGGTCGTACGCGAGGTTAAATATTCGTCGGACTATGTGACACGCCCCCTCACGAAACAGGGTATCACGCGCAGGCTCTATGCGGCGGTACGAAAGGATGATCTGGATAAGCCCTTCATGCAGCAGTTGTTGAAACTTGCTGGCGAAGAAGCACGCAAATTACAGGCGCAATAG
- a CDS encoding DUF1289 domain-containing protein: MTDDIWRRDEVESPCIKVCVVHPEARLCTGCLRSIDEITQWSRMTPEARRAVMKELPLRTGQITKRRGGRAARLAR, from the coding sequence ATGACAGACGACATCTGGCGACGCGACGAGGTGGAAAGCCCCTGCATAAAAGTGTGCGTCGTTCACCCTGAAGCGCGCCTGTGTACCGGATGTCTGCGCTCTATTGACGAAATCACGCAGTGGTCCCGGATGACGCCAGAAGCTCGGCGCGCGGTGATGAAGGAGCTGCCGCTCAGAACAGGCCAGATCACCAAACGACGCGGCGGACGGGCAGCGCGACTTGCACGCTAA
- the ruvX gene encoding Holliday junction resolvase RuvX, translating into MIFEDIAAFAQALPTLHSIAGLDLGTVTIGVAVSDTFLSVATPLETIKRRKFTLDAERLSEIVAQRRIGGLVLGLPRNMDGSEGPRCQSTRAFARNLEKAEGLGIPLTFWDERLSTVAAERALLEADTSRKRRAEVIDHVAAGYILQGALDRMRVIRATAEG; encoded by the coding sequence ATGATATTTGAAGACATTGCCGCCTTTGCTCAGGCGCTCCCGACATTGCACAGCATCGCCGGCCTTGATCTCGGGACGGTGACCATCGGGGTGGCCGTTTCCGACACATTCCTGTCCGTCGCCACGCCGCTGGAGACCATCAAACGCCGGAAATTCACGCTCGACGCGGAAAGGCTGTCCGAGATCGTGGCACAACGCCGCATCGGCGGCCTGGTTCTCGGGTTGCCGCGCAATATGGACGGTTCAGAGGGGCCCCGTTGCCAATCCACCCGCGCCTTTGCACGTAATCTCGAAAAGGCCGAGGGTCTGGGCATTCCGCTCACTTTCTGGGATGAGCGTCTGTCCACCGTGGCCGCCGAACGCGCGCTATTGGAGGCGGATACGTCGCGAAAACGTCGCGCTGAGGTGATTGATCACGTGGCGGCAGGGTATATCTTGCAGGGTGCATTGGACCGAATGCGCGTTATTCGCGCAACGGCGGAAGGGTAG
- a CDS encoding sarcosine oxidase subunit beta family protein, producing the protein MKRYSVFAVAREAARYHTGWERAWRNAAPKSKYDVIIIGAGGHGLATAYYLGKRFGIKNVAILEKGWLGGGNTGRNTTIIRSNYLQDPSAALYEKSRSLYETMSQDLNYNVMFSPRGVIMLAQTHHEVRGYQRTAHANALQGVSTEFINPTRVKDLVPIINIDGPRYPVLGGLWQARGGTARHDAVAWGYARACSDMGMDVIQQCEVIGIRREDGKVVGVDTSKGAIDCDKMGIVVAGNSGHVAGLAGFRLPIESVALQALVSEPIKPCMDVVVMANTVHGYMSQSDKGEMVIGGGTDGYNNYTQRGSFHHIEETVRALVETFPMVSRLKMLRQWGGIVDITGDRSPILSKTPVENVFINCGWGTGGFKATPGSGWAMAELIAKGHGPLTDAFGMERFREGRFIDESVAAGVAH; encoded by the coding sequence ATGAAACGATATTCTGTCTTTGCGGTGGCACGGGAAGCTGCCCGGTATCATACCGGATGGGAACGCGCGTGGCGCAATGCGGCCCCCAAGTCGAAATACGATGTGATTATCATCGGAGCGGGCGGACACGGTCTGGCCACGGCCTATTATCTGGGCAAGCGTTTCGGTATCAAGAATGTCGCGATCCTGGAAAAAGGCTGGCTTGGCGGCGGGAATACGGGTCGAAACACCACGATCATCCGGTCCAATTACCTGCAAGATCCGTCTGCCGCGCTCTATGAAAAGTCCCGTTCCTTGTATGAAACCATGTCGCAGGATCTCAATTACAACGTGATGTTCAGCCCGCGCGGTGTGATCATGCTGGCCCAGACCCATCACGAAGTGCGCGGCTATCAACGCACCGCACACGCCAACGCCTTGCAAGGCGTCTCGACGGAATTCATCAACCCGACGCGTGTGAAGGACTTGGTTCCGATCATCAACATCGACGGTCCGCGTTATCCCGTCCTTGGCGGGCTGTGGCAGGCGCGGGGTGGCACAGCGCGTCATGATGCGGTGGCATGGGGCTATGCGCGCGCTTGTTCGGACATGGGCATGGATGTGATCCAGCAATGTGAAGTTATCGGTATCCGTCGCGAGGACGGCAAGGTGGTTGGTGTCGACACTTCCAAAGGCGCGATTGATTGCGACAAGATGGGAATTGTCGTGGCTGGCAATTCCGGTCACGTGGCTGGGCTTGCGGGTTTTCGGTTGCCCATCGAATCCGTTGCGCTTCAGGCGCTTGTGTCTGAGCCGATTAAGCCTTGCATGGATGTTGTGGTGATGGCCAACACGGTGCATGGGTACATGAGCCAGTCCGACAAAGGCGAGATGGTCATCGGCGGTGGGACCGACGGGTACAACAATTATACCCAGCGTGGCTCATTCCATCATATCGAGGAAACCGTGCGCGCGCTGGTCGAAACCTTCCCGATGGTCAGCCGGTTGAAAATGTTGCGCCAGTGGGGCGGCATTGTGGACATCACCGGGGACCGTTCGCCGATTCTGTCCAAGACCCCGGTGGAGAATGTGTTCATCAACTGCGGCTGGGGCACGGGCGGGTTCAAAGCCACGCCTGGATCAGGCTGGGCCATGGCTGAACTGATTGCCAAGGGGCACGGGCCACTGACCGACGCCTTTGGCATGGAGCGTTTCCGCGAGGGACGGTTTATCGACGAAAGCGTGGCGGCAGGAGTCGCACACTAA
- the ccmI gene encoding c-type cytochrome biogenesis protein CcmI, translating to MTFFWITAGVLALTVTLLLALGLRAPRIGTAEPAAAYDLRVYRDQLREVDKDLARGVVTEADAERIRTEVSRRILAADANLQADQVSLDADKGSPKLVAAVFAVVLIGGSFAIYLQLGAPGYGDLALADRIEMADNARSERPSQEAAEASMPQSGTPEGASPDYVALVEQLRETVAARPDDLQGNVLLAQNEANLGNFIAASRAQSEVLRIKGADAGPADFVDYADMLVLAAGGYVSPEAEAALNRALSFDQTNGTARYYMGLMMAQTGRPDTAFRMWDALLREGPQSAPWISPILAQIEDMAFRAGVTYQIPEIGAGRGPSASDIEAAGDMSPAERMEMIQGMVGGLSERLANEGGTVDEWAQLIGALGVLGRTGQARAVYENAIEVFADDTRALDLLLRAGQRAQVAE from the coding sequence ATGACGTTTTTCTGGATCACGGCTGGTGTGCTGGCATTGACTGTAACGCTTTTGCTTGCGCTGGGACTACGTGCGCCTCGCATTGGCACGGCAGAACCGGCAGCGGCATACGACCTGCGTGTTTACCGTGACCAGTTGCGAGAGGTCGACAAGGATTTGGCGCGCGGCGTGGTCACCGAGGCCGATGCCGAACGCATTCGCACTGAAGTATCACGCCGTATTCTCGCCGCAGATGCGAATCTCCAAGCAGATCAAGTCTCTCTGGACGCAGATAAAGGGTCTCCCAAGCTCGTCGCTGCTGTGTTTGCTGTGGTGCTGATCGGCGGAAGCTTCGCAATTTACCTGCAACTGGGCGCACCGGGATATGGCGATCTTGCCCTCGCGGACCGCATAGAAATGGCAGATAACGCAAGATCGGAGCGTCCCAGTCAGGAAGCCGCCGAAGCTTCCATGCCTCAAAGTGGCACGCCCGAAGGCGCAAGTCCGGACTATGTGGCCCTTGTAGAGCAATTGCGCGAAACGGTTGCGGCGCGTCCGGATGATTTACAAGGCAATGTCCTTTTGGCGCAAAACGAAGCGAATCTCGGCAATTTCATTGCAGCCTCACGCGCTCAAAGCGAAGTCTTGCGGATCAAAGGGGCAGATGCCGGACCCGCAGATTTTGTTGATTATGCCGACATGCTGGTGCTCGCGGCAGGGGGATATGTATCCCCGGAAGCCGAAGCAGCACTGAACCGTGCCCTCAGTTTCGATCAGACCAACGGTACCGCGCGATACTACATGGGCTTGATGATGGCACAAACCGGACGGCCCGACACGGCGTTTCGCATGTGGGATGCTTTGCTGCGCGAAGGACCCCAGAGCGCGCCTTGGATCTCTCCCATACTAGCGCAGATCGAGGATATGGCGTTTCGCGCAGGCGTAACCTATCAGATTCCTGAAATCGGTGCGGGACGCGGACCAAGCGCGTCGGACATTGAAGCGGCGGGTGATATGAGCCCAGCCGAGCGGATGGAAATGATCCAAGGCATGGTAGGCGGTCTTTCAGAACGCCTCGCCAATGAAGGCGGCACCGTGGATGAATGGGCGCAGCTCATTGGTGCTCTGGGCGTGCTTGGCCGCACAGGTCAGGCGCGCGCCGTGTATGAAAACGCGATTGAGGTCTTTGCCGATGATACCCGCGCGCTGGATCTTTTGTTGCGTGCAGGCCAACGCGCACAAGTCGCGGAATGA
- a CDS encoding sarcosine oxidase subunit gamma family protein — protein MSEAITALNGAHSDAGIATISEVPLQGMITLRGDLSSAVVKDAATRAAAVDIPAPGHASCGANEGIFWMSPDELLVLCPYAEVATRLDAMNAALGDAHALAVNVSDARALFSVQGPFAREVMAKICPVDLSGAAFGPGMFRRTRMAQVPAAFWMPNEETFQVICFRSQAQYVYDLLIVSAQLGSELNCY, from the coding sequence ATGTCTGAAGCCATCACCGCCCTCAATGGCGCGCATTCTGATGCAGGTATCGCGACAATCAGTGAAGTTCCGTTGCAGGGCATGATCACTTTGCGCGGCGATCTTTCTTCCGCGGTGGTTAAAGACGCGGCCACTCGCGCAGCGGCTGTCGATATACCCGCGCCCGGTCACGCAAGCTGCGGCGCAAATGAGGGTATTTTCTGGATGAGCCCGGACGAGTTGTTGGTTTTATGCCCCTACGCTGAGGTCGCTACGCGATTAGACGCAATGAACGCAGCTTTGGGCGATGCGCATGCTCTTGCGGTTAACGTTTCGGATGCACGTGCTTTGTTCAGCGTGCAGGGTCCTTTCGCGCGTGAAGTCATGGCCAAGATCTGTCCGGTCGATTTGTCGGGTGCTGCTTTCGGACCGGGCATGTTTCGCCGCACGCGTATGGCGCAAGTACCTGCCGCCTTTTGGATGCCTAATGAAGAAACGTTTCAGGTCATCTGTTTCCGCAGCCAAGCACAATATGTCTATGATCTTCTTATTGTTTCCGCGCAGTTGGGTTCAGAGTTGAATTGTTACTAG
- a CDS encoding DUF2235 domain-containing protein — translation MRSRFWRRPDSDFGPRRGPVTHVVILDGTMSSLEPGNETNAGRAYQLCREMTGSVSIYYEPGLQWNDWRSAIDVMQGRGINRQIRRAYGYLASRYRPGDKIFLMGYSRGAYAVRSLAGVIDLMGLLKADDATERNIREVYRFYEGDPTSKCAQRFAAAHCLDKVQIEMIGIWDSVKSLGFNAPILWRLSEKRHAFHSHHLSHNVKAGFHALALDETRVAYKPVMWTSPEGFQGRVEQVWFSGTHGDVGGQLGGFEEARPLANIPLVWMLERAQMNGLPLPDGWSSRFRQDPSAPMLGTFRGNGKWFVTRRARKVMQDPSESFHDSVTLRKAANPVPRGWMRFGKTV, via the coding sequence TTGCGCAGCAGGTTCTGGCGCCGACCCGATAGCGATTTTGGCCCCCGCCGCGGCCCCGTTACTCACGTTGTGATCCTTGATGGCACCATGTCCTCGCTTGAACCGGGGAACGAAACCAACGCCGGGCGGGCGTACCAGCTGTGTCGCGAAATGACTGGATCCGTATCGATCTATTATGAGCCGGGTTTGCAATGGAATGACTGGCGCTCCGCAATTGACGTGATGCAAGGGCGGGGCATCAACCGCCAGATTCGCCGCGCTTACGGCTATCTCGCATCGCGCTACCGGCCGGGCGACAAGATATTCCTCATGGGGTACTCGCGGGGTGCCTATGCGGTGCGCAGTCTGGCAGGCGTTATTGATCTCATGGGGCTGCTTAAGGCCGATGATGCGACCGAGCGAAACATTCGCGAAGTATACCGGTTTTATGAAGGTGATCCCACCAGCAAATGCGCGCAACGTTTTGCAGCCGCTCATTGTCTTGACAAGGTTCAGATCGAGATGATTGGCATATGGGACTCGGTGAAGTCACTTGGGTTCAATGCGCCGATCCTGTGGCGTTTGAGCGAAAAACGTCACGCTTTTCACAGCCACCATCTCAGCCATAACGTCAAAGCGGGTTTTCACGCCTTGGCCCTTGATGAGACACGTGTCGCTTACAAACCGGTCATGTGGACATCGCCGGAAGGGTTTCAGGGGCGTGTGGAACAGGTCTGGTTTTCCGGGACGCACGGCGATGTTGGTGGGCAGCTGGGTGGATTTGAGGAGGCGCGTCCGCTTGCCAATATTCCACTGGTTTGGATGCTTGAACGTGCGCAAATGAACGGTCTGCCCTTGCCGGATGGATGGTCCAGCCGGTTCCGACAAGACCCCAGTGCGCCGATGCTCGGAACATTCCGGGGCAATGGCAAATGGTTTGTGACGCGTCGCGCGCGCAAGGTGATGCAGGACCCATCTGAGAGTTTTCATGACAGCGTTACCCTGCGCAAAGCGGCCAATCCAGTGCCGCGCGGTTGGATGCGATTTGGTAAAACCGTCTGA